In Streptomyces sp. Li-HN-5-11, the sequence CCGGCGGTTGAGGGGAAGGTCGGGCAGTTCCATGGGTTGACTCCAGTGGCCGACGGTGGGTGCGCCTGGGCACAGCGATGAGGCCGCCGGTGTCCAGGGGGGTAGGGCGGCCTGATGATGTGCCGGAGCGAAGACGGGCTGTTCTCCCGGGTCGCCAGTGCCGCCAAGGACATGGGATGGATTAACGGGGACGGTCTGTTGTCCTGTCCAGGGTTCGGATGGAAAAAGTCTTGAACTGACAAATTCCGGCTGGGCCTTGCGGTGACCTGTCGCCAGTGGGTGCGATGTCAAGGAGTCGCATACTTCCCATAGGTGGGATGTATTGCCAGGGGCCGCGCACACTGCCAGGGGAGGCAGCGAGTCCGGCCGGGCGACCTGACGTGGCTCGCCGGCAGTGCGCACCCCATGAGCCGCCACCGCCGTCGCGCCACGTGACGCCTACCAGGGCCGCCGTCAACCGGGTAACCGCTTTGTGCTCCTCGGAAGGCAGTTGGTAGACATGTTCGAGCGGTTCGAAGGCGAAGGCCGCGGTCGACGGCATCTACTGACGGCATCGGCCGGCGGCGCCGACTGACGGCATCGGTCGGCGGAACACATAACGGGGTCATTCGTGTCCAACTGGGATATCCAAGTCGAATCCGTCCGCCGTGTCCTCAGCAAGACCGAGGACACGGCGGGGAAGTTCGAGGGCGAGTTCACGGCTTACAGCAACGGCTTGGCGAGTGCCGCCAAGTCGGCCGGCACGATGGCTCCCGGGGCGGCGCCCAAGAGCGGCACGCCGGGCCCCGTGGCTGCCGCACTGCAGGAGTTCGCGGACAAGACGTTCGACGATCTGCGCTATCTCCCTGCCCGCGCCGCCCAGTCGATCGGTGGAGCGGCGAAGGCCACCGAGGAGTACGTCACCGGTGACCTGAAGATGGCGGCCAACGCCCAGCACGACGCGATTCCGGATCCGAAACTCCCTCCGGTCAAGCCGGAGGGAGGTAAGGGCAAGTGATCGGCGACCTCAGCGACATACCCGAATACAGCGGCGACCTCGACCAGTTGGAGAAGGACGCCGGCACGCTGAAGAAGGCCGCGTCCGACATCCGAGACACTGGCCGGGACGTCCACAACGACTTCCAGGGCCTGGCGTCCTGCTACACGGCCCCGGAAGCCGACCAGCTCTTCCACACCACCCTCCCGGTCCGGGACAAGGCCGATGCCTTCGCCACGAAGCTGGAGACCGTCGGCAGCGCCCTGTCGACCTTCGCCAGGGACGCCCGGCCGCTCGTCCAGCGCATGGACCAGCTGAGGAGCGAGGCGGCCGCTTTCCGCAAGTCGATCGAGGGCAACCACGACTGGCGGCAAGACCAGAAGAACATCGACAAGAACGCGCATCTGGTCCACGAAATCGGCCGTGTCTGGGGCGAGTTCCAGGAACTCGAGCGCTCGACCGCCACGAAGATCGACGGCCAGGTCGGCGGTACGCGCTGGATCGCAGACGACGGGTCGCACAAGAAGGGCATGTACGGCTTCAACGCCGACGACGCGGCCAAGGCCGACGACACGCCCTGGGGCAAGGTCGACGAGCGCGAGTACACCGGCCTGGATGCGGCCTGGCAGTGGACGAAGCACAACGTGGGCGGAGCCATCAAGGGCTTCTTCGTCGACGGTGTCTGGGACACCCTCAAGGGCATCGGCCACATGGTCAACGTCTTCGACTGGGACACCTTCACCAAGACGTGGAAGGGCATCGGGGACGTCTTCGGTGGCGTCAGCGCCTACATCATGACGCCCTACGACTGGGCCATGGACAAGATGTTCGGCCCGGCCGACCACAGCGACACCGACCGCCAGAAGAAGGCCCTGCGCGACTTCGGCAAGTCCCTCATCGCCTACGACGAGTGGGGAACGAACCCCGCCCGCGCGGGCGGCACCGTCGCCTTCAACGTCCTCACCCTCGGCGCCGGCTCCTTCCTCAAGCTCGGCAAGGCCGGATCCCTGGCCGCCAAGGCCGGTGAGGCGGGAGAAGCGGGTGAGGCGGCCTCCGCGGCCAG encodes:
- a CDS encoding DUF6507 family protein; protein product: MSNWDIQVESVRRVLSKTEDTAGKFEGEFTAYSNGLASAAKSAGTMAPGAAPKSGTPGPVAAALQEFADKTFDDLRYLPARAAQSIGGAAKATEEYVTGDLKMAANAQHDAIPDPKLPPVKPEGGKGK